One window from the genome of Nitrospiraceae bacterium encodes:
- a CDS encoding YebC/PmpR family DNA-binding transcriptional regulator, with product MGGHSHWSTIKRHKGAQDAKRGKIFTRVIREISIAARSGGDPDGNPALRQAIAKSKEVNMPADTVKRAIQRGTGELPGMQFEEFMLEGYGPGGTALLLEISTDKRNRTVAEVRNILTKNNGTMAEAGAVAWQFQKKGLLVIENQGVTEDQLFELALEAGAEDVKQTPTGFEVISEPANFEAVKEAIQKAQIETSLSELTFIAQNHIQLEGRDAEQALKLMDLLEENEDVSKVHANFEISDELMEKMAAESA from the coding sequence ATGGGTGGACATAGTCATTGGTCAACAATTAAGCGCCACAAAGGTGCACAAGACGCCAAGCGGGGGAAAATTTTCACGCGCGTGATCCGTGAAATTTCCATTGCCGCTCGTAGCGGGGGCGATCCCGACGGCAATCCGGCCTTACGCCAAGCTATTGCGAAATCCAAAGAAGTGAATATGCCTGCCGATACGGTCAAACGGGCTATTCAGCGAGGTACCGGAGAACTTCCGGGAATGCAATTCGAAGAGTTTATGTTGGAGGGCTATGGACCAGGAGGCACGGCACTCCTTCTCGAAATCTCGACCGACAAACGTAATCGAACGGTAGCCGAAGTTCGAAATATTCTCACCAAAAATAATGGGACGATGGCCGAAGCCGGCGCCGTCGCCTGGCAATTTCAAAAAAAGGGGTTACTGGTCATCGAGAACCAGGGGGTGACTGAAGACCAACTTTTCGAGCTGGCACTGGAAGCCGGAGCTGAAGACGTAAAACAAACTCCCACAGGATTTGAGGTCATTTCGGAACCGGCAAATTTCGAAGCCGTCAAGGAAGCCATACAGAAGGCTCAGATTGAAACCAGTCTGTCCGAGCTGACCTTTATTGCACAAAACCATATTCAACTTGAAGGCAGAGATGCAGAGCAAGCCTTAAAACTCATGGATCTCCTAGAGGAGAACGAAGACGTGTCCAAGGTCCATGCCAACTTTGAGATATCTGACGAATTGATGGAGAAAATGGCTGCCGAAAGTGCCTAG
- a CDS encoding D-tyrosyl-tRNA(Tyr) deacylase: MIAVIQRVRQASVTVENQVIARINRGLVILLGVAQGDTEQDVSFMAQKIPRLRIFPDPQGKMTDALQDINGELLLVSQFTLLANTEKGRRPSFESAASPEEARMRYHELLEQFQALNLSVQAGMFGKTMVVSLDNDGPMTLILDSRADKGVNKVKNLLHQADRHT, from the coding sequence ATGATTGCCGTTATTCAACGCGTCAGACAGGCTTCAGTCACGGTGGAAAACCAAGTCATCGCCCGCATTAACCGGGGACTTGTCATTCTGTTAGGTGTGGCCCAAGGCGATACCGAACAAGACGTGTCCTTCATGGCCCAGAAAATTCCTCGCCTACGAATTTTTCCGGACCCGCAAGGGAAAATGACTGATGCCCTTCAAGACATCAATGGCGAACTCCTCCTAGTCTCCCAATTTACCTTACTGGCTAATACCGAAAAAGGACGACGCCCAAGCTTTGAATCGGCAGCGTCTCCTGAAGAAGCACGCATGCGATATCATGAATTATTGGAACAATTCCAAGCCCTCAATCTGTCTGTACAAGCAGGAATGTTTGGTAAGACAATGGTCGTGTCATTGGACAATGACGGTCCAATGACCCTCATCCTGGACAGCAGGGCAGACAAAGGAGTAAATAAGGTTAAGAACCTCTTACATCAGGCCGATAGACATACATAG
- a CDS encoding Rrf2 family transcriptional regulator yields MNKFPIKVTYGIMATIELAKQDRSIPLQAKIIAQRQGIPSRFIEQILQHLKQAGIIRSLRGAQGGYTLAQHPGQISLADLVNSMNGWATEPLLQHGHTNGHSDSRQVPNVLLSNIWQQVQEAEQAVLRGISLQKLVEQYETLETQRCLMYHI; encoded by the coding sequence ATGAACAAGTTTCCGATCAAAGTCACCTATGGAATTATGGCCACAATTGAGCTAGCAAAGCAGGACAGGTCCATTCCCCTTCAAGCCAAAATCATCGCTCAGCGACAGGGGATACCATCTCGCTTTATTGAGCAAATCCTTCAGCACTTGAAACAAGCCGGGATTATTAGGAGCCTTCGAGGTGCGCAAGGAGGGTATACCCTGGCACAACACCCCGGTCAGATTTCCCTGGCGGATTTAGTCAATTCAATGAATGGGTGGGCGACAGAACCATTGCTGCAGCATGGGCACACTAACGGCCATTCGGACAGCCGCCAGGTTCCGAACGTCTTACTTTCAAATATCTGGCAACAGGTTCAAGAGGCGGAGCAGGCAGTTCTGCGGGGCATTTCCCTACAAAAATTGGTCGAACAGTATGAAACGCTCGAAACCCAGCGCTGCCTGATGTATCATATTTAG
- the bcp gene encoding thioredoxin-dependent thiol peroxidase: MASKVKKPQPKKKESLPSKPKVATKKKAAPKRSPSKSQGLSGSRNPSTKIKTASTPKTKKPAQQSPRPAATSELQVGDPAPAFSLPDDTGRIVNSSELRGKKVVVYFYPKDDTPGCTTEACSFRDGIQELRKSGAIVFGVSADSVSSHRKFSDKFQLNFPLLSDESKAMIQAYGVWKEKSLYGRKYMGIERTTVVINEDGTIRNIFPKVKVNGHFTEVLQALR, translated from the coding sequence ATGGCATCCAAAGTGAAAAAACCCCAGCCTAAGAAGAAGGAATCGTTACCATCAAAACCAAAGGTGGCTACAAAAAAGAAGGCAGCACCCAAGCGTTCCCCATCAAAGAGTCAGGGGCTATCAGGGTCTCGAAATCCATCAACAAAAATCAAAACGGCATCTACCCCTAAAACGAAAAAACCCGCGCAACAGAGTCCACGCCCAGCGGCGACGTCTGAATTGCAGGTTGGGGATCCTGCTCCTGCTTTTTCTCTGCCCGATGATACTGGACGCATTGTGAATTCATCTGAGCTTCGAGGGAAAAAAGTGGTTGTGTACTTCTACCCGAAAGATGACACCCCCGGATGTACGACAGAGGCCTGTTCGTTTCGGGATGGTATTCAGGAATTGAGAAAGAGCGGTGCCATTGTGTTCGGAGTGAGTGCGGATTCAGTCTCCTCCCACCGGAAGTTTTCCGATAAATTTCAACTCAATTTTCCCTTGTTAAGTGATGAATCCAAGGCCATGATTCAGGCCTATGGGGTATGGAAAGAGAAGTCACTTTATGGCCGAAAATATATGGGGATTGAGCGAACAACAGTGGTAATAAATGAGGACGGGACCATAAGGAACATTTTCCCTAAGGTCAAAGTGAACGGGCATTTTACGGAAGTGCTTCAAGCCCTCAGATAG
- a CDS encoding VCBS repeat-containing protein, with the protein MYSSQTLWARLVIPLGILGLLSLFGCPTREEYHPPDLIYHYLDIPVGKNPTSIHASDFNGDGFTDLITSNIQGNSLSLLLGKGDGSFQDQKTISACQEPRNVAVDDFNLDHVPDFVVACSGDNHALVFLGQGDGTFLRGAQYLVHRTPVSIATGDFNEDFLPDLAVALRNDKIQILLGMGNGKFRLGPLYEYGDTPTSVATEDLNGDKHLDLAVTNGGPMSHAVSIWLGLGDGTFQAPTDYRTGKRPLGVSFGDFNTDRAIDLLVINGEMNTITVFLGNGDGTFQEGRESGGDAGPNFGVAQDFDGDKVPDVAVANIQSGSISLLFGKGDGTFHYPPRDYPTPHAPFALTTLSIATGRGEEPGLAVVNNASSNVSIFLHHGLNIRKGQSPATPS; encoded by the coding sequence TTGTATTCCAGTCAAACTTTGTGGGCTCGGCTTGTTATTCCTCTGGGCATTTTGGGCCTGCTGTCTCTGTTCGGTTGTCCTACGCGTGAGGAGTACCATCCTCCTGATCTGATTTATCATTATTTGGACATTCCGGTCGGTAAAAACCCTACCTCAATCCATGCCAGTGATTTTAACGGCGATGGATTTACGGATTTGATCACTAGCAATATTCAGGGAAATTCCCTGTCACTGCTTCTAGGAAAGGGGGACGGGAGTTTTCAGGACCAAAAAACGATTTCTGCCTGTCAGGAGCCCAGGAATGTAGCTGTGGATGATTTTAATCTTGACCACGTTCCGGATTTCGTTGTGGCGTGCTCCGGGGATAATCATGCTCTGGTGTTTTTGGGACAAGGCGACGGTACTTTTTTGCGTGGAGCCCAATACCTGGTTCACCGTACGCCAGTGAGTATCGCCACAGGAGATTTTAATGAAGATTTTCTTCCTGATTTAGCAGTGGCCCTTCGCAACGACAAAATCCAAATCCTGTTGGGTATGGGGAACGGAAAATTTCGGTTGGGACCGTTATATGAATATGGAGATACGCCTACTTCTGTGGCCACCGAGGATTTGAATGGGGATAAACATTTGGATTTGGCCGTGACCAATGGAGGGCCGATGAGTCATGCGGTGTCGATCTGGCTGGGTTTGGGGGATGGCACTTTCCAGGCTCCAACTGACTATCGAACTGGCAAACGGCCATTGGGGGTCTCCTTTGGAGATTTCAACACTGATCGAGCCATAGATCTTCTTGTGATTAACGGTGAAATGAACACGATTACCGTGTTTTTAGGAAATGGGGATGGGACTTTTCAAGAGGGAAGGGAATCGGGGGGTGATGCCGGTCCAAATTTTGGAGTGGCGCAGGATTTTGACGGCGACAAAGTGCCGGATGTGGCTGTAGCCAATATTCAATCCGGAAGTATTTCGTTGTTATTTGGAAAGGGCGATGGGACCTTTCATTATCCTCCAAGAGATTATCCCACTCCGCATGCCCCCTTTGCATTAACCACCCTATCGATTGCAACCGGTCGAGGGGAAGAACCGGGATTGGCGGTCGTGAATAATGCTTCAAGTAATGTCTCTATTTTTTTACATCATGGGTTAAATATCCGGAAAGGCCAATCTCCGGCCACTCCATCTTGA
- a CDS encoding VOC family protein produces MASSTFHLSIPVKDIDSTKEFYVQGLGCGSGRQSSVAITLNFHGHQIVAHVTKDLGPQQTSIYPRHFGLICRTEEEWNELRNRAQTNSLLFFREPRRRFSGTPLEHLTFFLEDPSHNLLEFKYYLNANAIFGEETFSQIGDAHEMHG; encoded by the coding sequence ATGGCTTCTTCCACCTTTCATCTCTCCATTCCGGTTAAGGATATCGATTCCACCAAAGAATTTTATGTTCAAGGCCTGGGATGCGGCTCGGGCCGCCAGTCTTCCGTCGCCATCACATTAAATTTTCATGGCCACCAAATTGTGGCCCATGTGACCAAGGACCTTGGCCCCCAACAAACCAGTATCTACCCCCGACATTTCGGATTAATCTGCCGGACAGAAGAGGAGTGGAATGAACTCCGGAATCGGGCCCAAACGAATAGCCTCCTATTTTTCCGTGAACCCCGTCGACGATTTTCTGGCACCCCTCTCGAACACTTAACGTTTTTTCTGGAAGATCCGTCGCATAATCTGCTTGAATTCAAATATTACCTCAATGCGAATGCCATCTTCGGGGAAGAGACTTTTTCCCAAATCGGGGACGCCCATGAAATGCATGGGTAG
- a CDS encoding GGDEF domain-containing protein — MTPELEKKLQSCPSLPSPTNVAIQIIKLANEPEVDIDRIIKILHCDPALASKILRIANSPLYPYSKKIENLHQAVMVLGLNATISLALSFSLMKSLQTHRRSGLDYSLYWKRAILAGTACRVLGAACGLAEIEELYLSSLIQDLGMLALDQVFLDLYNPPELDQTCHASIIAHEKQCLAVNHAAVGSWLLTQWNFPDRIRLAIAGSDDSSRIPPQDERAKFVYCVSLSGKIAEIFLRESHSEYLQVVKEEAHNLLNLTPEALMEVLEKTEVLIPETEKIFQTDLQTWTEPQAILEKAREALLLRSLQTIKEVQELQINKATMEAQFQNLEEIHRNDPLTGTVARAYLDQYLDSSFKQALANEECLTLVFGDLDKFKSVNDTYGHQAGDSILQSTARLLLAQVRTTDMVGRYGGEEFVLILPKTSSPAAKIVCERILSAFRNTTHEIAKNQKIGVTISLGVATHTPDMPYTNITALLLAADKAAYHSKSHGRNQCTYYEKIRIEQPA; from the coding sequence ATGACACCAGAACTTGAAAAGAAACTCCAATCCTGCCCAAGTCTTCCAAGCCCGACTAACGTCGCCATACAAATCATCAAATTAGCCAACGAACCCGAAGTCGACATCGACCGTATCATTAAAATTCTGCATTGTGATCCGGCGCTGGCCAGCAAAATTCTACGAATCGCCAATTCTCCCTTATATCCTTATTCCAAAAAAATCGAGAATCTTCATCAAGCGGTCATGGTCCTTGGTCTCAACGCGACCATTTCTCTTGCCCTGTCCTTTTCGTTAATGAAATCGCTTCAGACCCATCGAAGGTCTGGCTTGGACTATTCGCTGTATTGGAAACGTGCCATCCTAGCTGGAACAGCCTGTCGTGTCCTTGGAGCGGCCTGTGGGTTGGCTGAAATCGAAGAGTTGTATCTTTCGAGTCTCATACAAGATCTGGGGATGCTCGCACTCGATCAGGTGTTCCTGGACCTCTATAATCCCCCGGAGCTGGATCAAACATGCCATGCCAGCATTATTGCTCACGAAAAACAATGTCTAGCGGTGAATCATGCCGCTGTGGGAAGTTGGCTCTTGACACAGTGGAACTTTCCAGACCGCATCCGATTAGCCATAGCCGGGAGCGATGACTCCTCCCGCATTCCCCCGCAAGATGAACGCGCGAAATTTGTCTATTGTGTGTCGCTGTCAGGGAAAATTGCGGAAATATTTCTACGCGAGTCTCATAGCGAATATCTCCAGGTTGTCAAAGAAGAAGCCCATAACTTACTGAATCTCACTCCAGAGGCGCTTATGGAGGTGCTGGAAAAGACCGAAGTCCTTATTCCAGAGACGGAGAAAATCTTTCAGACAGACCTACAGACGTGGACCGAACCTCAAGCCATTCTGGAAAAAGCCAGGGAGGCACTTCTCCTCCGAAGCCTTCAGACTATCAAGGAAGTTCAGGAACTCCAAATCAACAAAGCGACGATGGAAGCCCAATTCCAAAATTTGGAAGAAATCCACCGTAATGATCCCCTCACCGGCACCGTGGCAAGAGCTTACCTCGATCAATACTTAGACTCCTCTTTTAAACAGGCGCTCGCCAATGAAGAATGTTTGACCCTGGTATTTGGAGACCTTGATAAATTCAAATCCGTCAATGATACGTATGGACACCAGGCGGGGGATAGCATCCTTCAATCCACAGCACGTCTACTGCTTGCACAGGTTCGCACCACCGATATGGTCGGACGATACGGAGGAGAAGAATTCGTGCTCATTCTCCCGAAAACCTCATCACCCGCCGCTAAAATAGTGTGTGAAAGAATTCTCTCCGCATTTCGCAATACAACCCATGAAATAGCCAAAAATCAAAAGATTGGGGTCACCATTTCTCTGGGAGTCGCAACACACACCCCGGATATGCCCTATACCAATATCACCGCCCTGCTCCTTGCCGCAGACAAAGCCGCCTATCATTCTAAATCCCACGGTCGCAACCAGTGCACCTATTATGAGAAGATAAGAATTGAACAGCCGGCTTAA
- a CDS encoding fused MFS/spermidine synthase has protein sequence MTQSSLPRWWCFATAFSTGAVVMALEILGSRLLAPVFGSSLFVWGALIGVVLAAMSSGYAAGGWLADRYAPQRVLAGLLLLSGTWTLLLAWVGQPVVFGVAQWIQDPRWGPCFAASVLLAVPAFGLSGVLPALLRLAIGDMGHLGRHTGGMIAVSTIGSLIGTWGTSFYLLTWLGSAALVAILGVVQVCLGLWWTFRVGILQPSLQALLLAGVAGMTWMGFHPVSILPPAIYQEDSPYQQVRVSENDLFRYLILDNTFHAVMWKATPESLALPYSQVMMGVLPIVENPKRGLILGHGGGSLAKWLGKNWPDLELDVVEMDPSVVRAAERYFGYSAPPNHHVYVEDARTFLRNNPFQYDVVWVDVFARHLIPFHVTTQEFFEELRKHVHPEGAVAVNLASSDSPANVRRAQAVLTTMRLAFPDVVSYGVAGPEWLGTKKGSVNLIFFGGKPVSVMRDSSFLDLLVRQMNRDRFPPEGLAFFMSQEPVLLAPGQILTDDFSPLDLLQGEG, from the coding sequence TTGACTCAATCCAGTCTGCCACGATGGTGGTGCTTTGCGACAGCGTTTTCGACGGGTGCGGTAGTAATGGCGCTGGAAATTTTAGGAAGTCGACTTCTCGCGCCGGTTTTTGGCAGTTCGCTGTTTGTCTGGGGCGCGTTGATCGGGGTTGTACTTGCTGCCATGAGCAGTGGATATGCCGCTGGAGGCTGGCTGGCTGATCGTTATGCTCCGCAGCGGGTTTTGGCTGGGCTGTTGTTGCTGTCCGGCACTTGGACCTTGTTATTGGCATGGGTAGGGCAGCCCGTCGTTTTTGGAGTGGCCCAATGGATTCAGGATCCTCGCTGGGGGCCATGTTTTGCAGCCAGTGTGCTGTTGGCGGTTCCGGCATTTGGATTGAGCGGGGTTCTCCCGGCCCTTTTGCGTTTGGCTATCGGCGATATGGGGCATCTCGGACGTCATACCGGTGGCATGATTGCAGTTTCAACCATCGGAAGCCTCATCGGAACCTGGGGGACGTCCTTTTATCTTTTAACCTGGCTGGGTAGTGCTGCATTGGTCGCTATCCTTGGCGTAGTCCAGGTATGTCTTGGTCTATGGTGGACATTCAGAGTTGGAATACTCCAGCCGAGTCTCCAGGCCCTGCTTCTTGCGGGAGTAGCCGGAATGACTTGGATGGGGTTTCATCCGGTCAGCATTTTGCCACCGGCCATTTATCAGGAGGATAGCCCGTACCAACAGGTTAGAGTGAGTGAAAATGATTTATTCCGCTATCTCATTTTGGACAATACCTTCCACGCGGTGATGTGGAAAGCGACGCCGGAATCTCTTGCCTTGCCCTATAGCCAGGTCATGATGGGTGTGTTGCCAATTGTCGAGAATCCTAAGCGAGGATTGATTTTAGGCCATGGAGGAGGATCATTGGCAAAGTGGCTGGGGAAGAACTGGCCCGATTTGGAATTAGATGTGGTTGAAATGGACCCTTCTGTTGTCCGGGCCGCTGAACGGTATTTTGGTTATTCGGCACCGCCCAACCATCATGTGTATGTGGAAGACGCCCGCACGTTTTTACGAAACAATCCCTTCCAGTATGATGTGGTGTGGGTCGATGTATTTGCCAGGCATCTCATTCCGTTCCATGTGACGACTCAGGAATTCTTTGAGGAATTGCGGAAACATGTGCACCCTGAAGGCGCGGTTGCCGTTAATCTGGCGTCTTCCGATTCGCCCGCTAATGTTCGCCGTGCGCAAGCGGTGTTGACCACGATGCGCCTGGCATTTCCTGATGTGGTGTCCTACGGTGTCGCGGGCCCTGAATGGTTAGGTACAAAAAAAGGATCTGTGAACCTGATTTTTTTTGGTGGAAAACCTGTCTCCGTTATGCGTGATTCGAGCTTTTTGGATCTTCTGGTTCGTCAGATGAACCGTGATCGATTTCCACCCGAGGGGTTGGCATTTTTCATGTCACAGGAGCCGGTCCTCCTCGCTCCTGGCCAGATTCTGACCGATGATTTCTCCCCGCTAGATTTACTTCAAGGGGAAGGGTAA
- the murJ gene encoding murein biosynthesis integral membrane protein MurJ encodes MSQSAPPPPAPSSPQGEAHRISRAAGLIGGATFCSRILGFIRDVTLANLFGANASADAFYIAYRIPNLLRELFAEGSMSSAFIPVFTEYHSTRSKQETWELASAAFTTLLTLVTAVTLMGIVAAPSLVWLLAPGLRGQANQLATTTLLTQIMFPYLLFVSLAALAMGILNSLHSFAVPALAPVFFNLCVIFFAVAISPFFDQAILAVAIGIVVGGLAQFLMQLPSLHKHGFPLSWNFHPRHPGVKRMGFLLIPSLLGLAVTQINLTISTILASYFQGGPTYLFYGMRLIQFPLGIFGVAMATAILPTLSAQAARGAIHELRETVNFGLRMVLFIILPAMVGLILLRIPIIHVFFEHGAFSAMDTIGTASALLGFSIGLWAFASYRILATAFYSLQDTKTPAIVAVVSVGLNIGLSLWLMQWLQYTGLALAAACAAMGNTLILLTILGNRLQGLLWKTLAISLVRTGIALLPLIAVSLWIAGFPLWQTTGGTPEKVAWLTLALVASTIGYFSVHHVFKSEELMHLTLMLRRKMRKPTSTI; translated from the coding sequence ATGTCTCAATCAGCTCCACCTCCACCAGCGCCGTCATCTCCTCAAGGAGAGGCACATCGTATTAGCCGTGCGGCCGGGCTGATCGGCGGAGCCACTTTCTGCAGTCGGATTCTCGGATTTATTCGAGATGTCACTCTCGCCAATTTGTTTGGCGCCAACGCTTCAGCAGACGCCTTTTACATCGCCTATCGAATTCCTAATCTGTTGCGAGAACTTTTTGCGGAAGGGTCCATGTCTTCCGCCTTTATTCCGGTCTTCACCGAATATCATTCGACCCGCTCCAAGCAGGAAACCTGGGAATTAGCCAGCGCAGCATTCACCACGCTCCTGACTCTCGTGACCGCTGTCACCTTAATGGGCATCGTTGCCGCTCCGAGTCTCGTCTGGCTTCTTGCCCCAGGCCTCCGTGGACAAGCAAATCAACTCGCCACGACCACCCTCCTCACGCAGATCATGTTCCCCTACTTACTCTTCGTGAGCCTGGCGGCCCTGGCCATGGGCATACTCAATTCTCTCCATTCGTTTGCCGTTCCCGCCCTGGCTCCTGTCTTTTTCAATCTGTGCGTCATTTTCTTTGCAGTGGCCATTTCGCCCTTTTTTGATCAGGCGATTCTCGCTGTGGCCATTGGCATTGTGGTGGGAGGACTCGCTCAATTCCTCATGCAATTACCCAGTTTACACAAGCACGGCTTCCCATTGTCCTGGAATTTTCATCCGCGCCATCCCGGAGTGAAACGAATGGGCTTTCTGCTCATTCCTTCCTTATTAGGGTTAGCTGTGACACAAATCAATCTCACCATCAGCACAATTTTAGCTTCGTATTTTCAAGGGGGCCCCACGTATCTGTTTTATGGAATGCGCCTCATTCAATTCCCATTAGGGATATTTGGTGTGGCAATGGCTACAGCCATTTTGCCAACCTTATCCGCCCAGGCAGCCCGTGGAGCCATTCATGAATTACGGGAGACGGTAAATTTCGGGTTACGCATGGTGCTATTTATCATCCTTCCAGCAATGGTTGGGCTGATCCTATTACGCATACCGATTATTCACGTGTTTTTTGAGCATGGCGCCTTTTCGGCCATGGACACGATTGGAACCGCTTCGGCCCTTCTCGGATTCTCAATCGGATTGTGGGCGTTTGCCAGTTATCGAATTTTGGCAACCGCGTTTTATTCCCTTCAAGATACGAAGACACCCGCCATCGTGGCTGTAGTTTCGGTTGGCCTCAACATCGGGCTGTCATTATGGCTTATGCAATGGCTTCAATACACCGGATTAGCCCTGGCGGCCGCATGTGCCGCAATGGGAAATACCCTGATCTTACTGACCATTTTAGGAAACCGGCTTCAAGGGTTACTGTGGAAGACACTCGCCATATCCCTGGTCCGCACAGGAATAGCTCTTCTCCCTCTCATCGCCGTTTCTCTCTGGATTGCCGGATTCCCGCTATGGCAGACAACAGGAGGGACGCCTGAAAAAGTTGCCTGGTTGACTCTGGCACTTGTTGCAAGCACGATTGGATATTTTTCCGTTCACCATGTATTCAAGTCAGAGGAGCTCATGCACCTGACGCTCATGTTGCGGCGAAAGATGCGCAAACCAACTTCTACAATCTAA
- a CDS encoding isoaspartyl peptidase/L-asparaginase, which produces MANPTIIPTPKVLIHGGAGSRQPTHSQLVCLTEALMKGHECLKAGHSSLDAVETMILYLEESGQFNAGRGSLRQLDGIQRMDASIMDGQTLSAGGVAGLEGYLHPICAARRIMTDTDHVLIVGPHANRLAGHFGLARLVHLKSSTPLRNKRGSRNRINPKTQALYRQLGLYDTVGAAALDCAGHLAAGASSGGVAVMLPGRVGDTPLIGAGVYADDTAGAISMTGLGESIIRAGMAKHLAILLGLGWTPVKAANYALKALVSRVQGEAGCLVLDRTGRFAIRHTTPWMSAGYWNGRGKPVVKNRFS; this is translated from the coding sequence TTGGCTAATCCCACCATCATTCCGACTCCAAAAGTCCTGATCCATGGGGGTGCAGGCTCCCGGCAACCAACCCACAGTCAGTTAGTTTGCCTGACAGAGGCACTCATGAAGGGACATGAATGCCTCAAGGCAGGGCATTCATCATTAGATGCGGTAGAAACCATGATCCTCTACCTGGAAGAATCGGGACAGTTTAATGCCGGGCGAGGATCGCTTCGACAACTCGACGGGATTCAACGGATGGATGCATCGATCATGGACGGGCAGACCTTATCGGCTGGCGGTGTAGCAGGGCTGGAAGGATATCTTCATCCAATCTGCGCCGCACGACGGATCATGACCGATACCGACCATGTATTGATAGTTGGCCCACATGCCAATCGATTGGCTGGGCATTTTGGTTTAGCCCGATTGGTCCATCTGAAAAGTTCGACTCCACTGAGGAACAAACGGGGTTCACGAAACAGGATTAATCCTAAAACCCAAGCGCTTTACCGTCAGTTAGGATTGTATGACACCGTCGGGGCGGCCGCTCTAGACTGTGCCGGCCATCTTGCCGCAGGGGCCTCATCAGGAGGAGTGGCGGTCATGTTACCTGGCCGTGTTGGAGATACCCCCTTAATTGGCGCGGGCGTGTATGCCGATGATACCGCCGGGGCCATTTCCATGACGGGCTTAGGAGAATCCATCATACGAGCCGGCATGGCCAAACATTTGGCTATCCTGCTCGGGCTAGGCTGGACGCCAGTAAAAGCTGCTAACTATGCACTGAAGGCACTCGTCAGCCGAGTACAGGGAGAGGCCGGATGCCTCGTCCTCGATCGCACTGGAAGGTTTGCGATTCGGCATACCACTCCATGGATGAGCGCCGGGTATTGGAATGGCCGTGGTAAGCCTGTAGTCAAAAATCGCTTTTCCTGA
- the ruvA gene encoding Holliday junction branch migration protein RuvA produces the protein MIASLSGTLFSKTPQEAVISVQGVGYHVFIALSTYFSLPEINSTVQVFVSTHLRNDTIQLFGFSTMEEKQAFSLLTTISGIGPKLALSALSTLSIPDLCTAIETGDLETLGSIPGVGKKSASRIILELKDKTQRIMLPGSHKPSPAPTQSTNFLREEAASALINLGYRAPEVKNAMNLATAKLDEAYELEDLIRTTLKELAKG, from the coding sequence ATGATCGCCTCCCTGTCAGGAACCCTTTTCTCAAAAACCCCGCAGGAGGCTGTAATTTCTGTACAGGGCGTGGGCTATCATGTGTTTATTGCCCTTTCCACGTATTTCAGCCTTCCTGAAATCAATTCCACAGTGCAGGTTTTTGTCTCCACCCACCTGCGGAATGACACCATTCAGCTTTTTGGATTTTCCACCATGGAAGAGAAACAAGCTTTTTCACTGCTTACCACCATCAGCGGCATCGGACCGAAACTCGCCTTGAGTGCGTTATCGACCCTTTCCATCCCTGATTTGTGTACAGCTATTGAAACCGGTGACCTTGAAACCCTAGGCTCCATTCCCGGAGTCGGGAAAAAATCGGCAAGTCGAATCATTCTGGAGTTAAAAGACAAAACCCAACGGATCATGCTTCCGGGTTCCCACAAACCCTCACCAGCCCCGACCCAATCCACCAACTTTCTCCGGGAAGAAGCCGCCTCCGCCCTCATCAATTTGGGATATCGCGCCCCAGAGGTCAAAAATGCCATGAATCTCGCAACGGCCAAATTGGACGAAGCTTACGAACTCGAAGACCTCATCCGCACCACTCTTAAGGAGTTAGCTAAAGGTTAA